The Punica granatum isolate Tunisia-2019 chromosome 4, ASM765513v2, whole genome shotgun sequence sequence AAACAATggaattaaattgaattattcTCAAATATATTGAACTTTGCCATGAATGGGACTCTCAAGATAGTATGTTTTCCAGTCCCGTTTGATACACGAGAATAGAATGggatagattatatatatagagaaatGTAATAGtattgatttaaaaaatgtgattttctttAATGACCACCacaaaatgaaagaatataattataatattatacttatttaccaatatatcatattacattcttcttatatatataaatgaaaaaaaacatatatgatGGTTCACAATATATAACATGAAATGAAGGAATAACTATTATCTTTCGTAATTGAGGGAATGCTCATTCTAtcaaaatgaaggaaaaagatGATAATGAGGAATGCACTTTCTAGCTTATGTAGGAgatattaataagaaaatgatgTGTGACGAAGAAATATGATCATCCAATTCcaattcattccatttccgCGTACCAAACGGTTAGTGATTTTGCATGTAAGTAGCTCGTTTCTTCTTAAATTGACCAGGAGCTTTCATCATAGGAGCGCCTGAACTATATAACTATAGATATAATGCCGAAATAGACCAAATTTacattttgtttcaattcaaaataGTTAAAAGTAACGTGTACAGCGTTCCATGAATTTCCTTTGTAATcggaaaaaataaacaaataatgtCTACAACATGGTGCGACGGTTGTGCTTGGTGTATCAGCTGTGGCATGGGCCCATTTGGGCTGAGCTATTTCGGTCCATTCGGCAAAACTCAGGCCGAAAAGCTCCGACGCGTCTCTTCTCAAGGCGGGAATTCCCTTCTTCCCCGTCGGTTAACTATGAAGACTGATCAAGTTCTGGTCCGGTTAAATGATAAACTCCTGTTTTCTTCCCCTCCGTTGCATTTCCTCCATCCGACGATGGCCCTCCGGAGCTCACCTCGTTCAATGCAACAAGCAGATCCTCGAGCTCGCAAAGCTCGGTCGAATCTCCGAGGCCCGCCACCTGTTCGATGAAATGCCCCGCAGAGACGCCGTCTCTTGGAACTCCATGATTACTGCCTACATAAAGAACGACCAGTTCAAGGAAGCTAGATTGCTGTTCGATGATTTTCGGGGCAAGAACGTGCGGACTTGGACGGTCTTGTTGTCTGGGTATGTGAGTAAGGGGCTTATGCAGGACGCTTTGTCGGTTTTTGAGCTTATGCCCGAGAGGAATGTTGTGTCGTGGAACGTGATGCTTAATGGGTTTGTTCAATCTGGTGATTTGAAGAGGGCAAGAAAGGTTTTTGACGAAATGCCGGAGAGAAACATTTCTTCACGGAACACGATGATTATGGGGTACTGTTCGTGTGGATTGGTGGAGGAGGCGCGCGAGCTCTTTGATAAGATGGGAAAGAGGGATTCAATTTCATGGGTGGTTATGATTGGTGGGTACGTGGAGGTTGGACAATATCGAGAAGCATGGGATTGTTTCCGAATCATGGTGAGGTTGAGTTTCTGCGTAGATCAGCCAGTATTGGTTGTGGCAGCTTCGGGTTTAGTTGGTTTGAGTGATTTGGAGGCACTGGAGAGCTTCAGGGTCATTCCTGTCAAAACCGGGTTTGATGCTGATGTGGTGGTTGGTACTGCTATATTGAATGCTTATACGAGAATTGGGAGCTTAGATAAGGTGGTGGAGTTTTTCGAGGCAATGCCTGTGAGGAATGAGTATACGTGGACTACCATGATCGCTGCATTCTCCCGATTCCACCAATTAAAAGACGCGATCTCATTGTACGAGCAAGTCACTGAGAAGTGCACCTCAGTGAAGACAACAATGGCTGCAGCCTATGCTCGCTCTGGGAGGATCGACGAAGCTAGGCAATTGTTCAATGAGATTAAGGAACCAAATGTGCTCACATGGAATGCTATGATAAGTGCATATGCAGAGAATGGGATGTTCCAAGAAGCGGAGGATACATTCAGGAAAATGCCACTTCGCAATGCTGCTTCCTGGGCAGCCTTGATTTCTGGTTTTGTGCATAATGGGAGAAGCAGGGAAGCTTTGGGATTTTTCTCCAAGCTCCATAATTCCGGGACATTTCCTAACCACTTGATCTTTACTAGCTCACTGTTTGCTTGCACCGAGATTGGAGATATTGAGATAGGTAGACAAATTCATGGACTCACTATCAAGAGAAGATGTCAGTTCAATTGTTTTGTCGGGAATGCGCTTATCTCTATGTATGCCAAGTGCAAGAAAGTGGAAGATTTGTCCCGTACATTTGACAATATGAAAGCGAGGGATATTGTATCTTGGAATTCGCTAATTTCAGGGGTTTCGAAGAATTGGATGTTAGAAGACGCGAGAATCATCTTCGAGAGGATGCCCATGAGGGATTCTGTGTCCTGGGCTGCCATTATATCTGCTTATGAGCAGGCTGGGTTGGGGGATATTGCACTGAGAATTTTCAAGGACATGATTGAAAAAGGAATCAAACCAACCGAATTAGCTGTCACGAGCCTTCTCTCTGCTTGTGGAAAACTCAGTTATGCTCAGTTGGGGAAGCAGAGTCATGCAATTGTATACAAATTAGGTTTCGATTCATTCTTATTTGTTTCCAATTCATTACTAACAATGTACTTCAAGTGTGGGGGGTTCGATGGTTTTCATATCTTCAGAGAAATGCCTGAACGAGATATCATTTCTTGGAATGTGATAATTGCTGGGTGTGCTCACAACGGGCTAGGAGAAGAAGCTCTTGAGATGTTTGAACACATGAAAAAAGATGAAGGAATTTGTCCAGATGAGATCACTTTTCTCGGGGCATTATCTGCTTGTAGTTGTGCTGGGCTTGTGGATAAAGGGGAAGCTCTTTTCAACTCCATGGTTAAGGAATATGGTATAAGGCCTTCAGTTTATCACTACACGGGCATGGTCAGACTCCTTGGGAAGATTGGGCGGCTTAAGGAAGCTAAAGAAATGATCGAGAAAATGCCTGAGGAAGCTGACTCTGTGTTATGGGATGCTCTACTAACTGCTTCTAGGAATCATCACCATCTTGAGCTCGGAAGGAGAGTATCCGACGGGCTTCTTGCAACAGGCATGGACAGATATAATTGTGTTCCAGTACCGTAACGTGCTGAAGCGGGGCAACAACTAGAGAAGACCCGTGGAAGAAGAGAAAGCGAGGGATAAGTTGGACTCAGCTCGGCATGAGATTCAGTTAGCGGAAATTCCTCATGTGCTATTGGTAGAATGGTTCCAGACTGCAAAACAATGCGTGTTGCAGCATAAGCTCACGGCGAGGATTGGCACAGAAAAAAATTCCTGCTAGGATGGTAAGCGGGGACGATTGTGCCTGATTTTGAGAGCTAACAGAGTGTCCGACGTATCAGAACAAAGACAATGATACGGGTATGACACCTTCTCGAGGAATGGCAGAGGTTGGGCAGGGTGCCAAAGGAAATACCAAAATGATTAGATCAGATCGGTTCATTCATCATTGTAGACGGTGATAAAGTTTTGGATTACACAGCAAAAAATAGAATCATGAGGGCATTCTTGAGGGGCCAAATTACAACAAGGAGCATTCTTTGGGGCTCATATGGAAATTTAGCCCTGAAATGAGGTTCCCGCAtttgccttttcttcttcGTAGCGTCCACTCAGACAATGCCACTAACCTTCAGTTCAGCTGCTGGAACGACAAGATGCAGCCACTGCTCCGTCGTACCAAGTACATCATCCGCCATCTCTCCGCCCGATTCACCACCGCCTCTGTCGCCGGTTCG is a genomic window containing:
- the LOC116203868 gene encoding pentatricopeptide repeat-containing protein At4g02750-like, with translation MINSCFLPLRCISSIRRWPSGAHLVQCNKQILELAKLGRISEARHLFDEMPRRDAVSWNSMITAYIKNDQFKEARLLFDDFRGKNVRTWTVLLSGYVSKGLMQDALSVFELMPERNVVSWNVMLNGFVQSGDLKRARKVFDEMPERNISSRNTMIMGYCSCGLVEEARELFDKMGKRDSISWVVMIGGYVEVGQYREAWDCFRIMVRLSFCVDQPVLVVAASGLVGLSDLEALESFRVIPVKTGFDADVVVGTAILNAYTRIGSLDKVVEFFEAMPVRNEYTWTTMIAAFSRFHQLKDAISLYEQVTEKCTSVKTTMAAAYARSGRIDEARQLFNEIKEPNVLTWNAMISAYAENGMFQEAEDTFRKMPLRNAASWAALISGFVHNGRSREALGFFSKLHNSGTFPNHLIFTSSLFACTEIGDIEIGRQIHGLTIKRRCQFNCFVGNALISMYAKCKKVEDLSRTFDNMKARDIVSWNSLISGVSKNWMLEDARIIFERMPMRDSVSWAAIISAYEQAGLGDIALRIFKDMIEKGIKPTELAVTSLLSACGKLSYAQLGKQSHAIVYKLGFDSFLFVSNSLLTMYFKCGGFDGFHIFREMPERDIISWNVIIAGCAHNGLGEEALEMFEHMKKDEGICPDEITFLGALSACSCAGLVDKGEALFNSMVKEYGIRPSVYHYTGMVRLLGKIGRLKEAKEMIEKMPEEADSVLWDALLTASRNHHHLELGRRVSDGLLATGMDRYNCVPVP